One Streptomyces drozdowiczii DNA segment encodes these proteins:
- a CDS encoding M23 family metallopeptidase yields the protein MNDQHPHAGYAGYDGYTTGSFETDPLFGSLPGTGVTYDGAYDASYDTSQGYGIPYTGGETGYGGSYDTTQWDTGAHHGYQAQQQPQYDTATTWLPAEGYDSGQWDTTTWTAAATAWPSDDTGTYDTGVYDATAWNTGATPGHEEQNVQSPAASNEAEQAAPSETYETYESYDGHDSYDYDPYEAHRRADDGGEPDEAAEPHPDLAPTEPRRGGRSRRRSPAKRSALLTVAVPSACVMSVAGIAAASVSGMGGDETKADATTTMAAADPGTVKPVAANNALDTQLANLSADAENFADRASRTQERIDLKQRQDAEKKKRAAEAARKEALRPKFVMPVKQHGLSAYFGQAGVNWMSVHTGIDFPVQYGTPVMAATDGTVRTQYNTAYGNMAIVTMADGTETWYCHLSSTRIRSGPVKAGDVIAYSGNSGNSTGPHMHFEVRPGGGAAIDPLPWLRGHGINPT from the coding sequence GTGAACGACCAGCACCCCCACGCCGGGTATGCCGGATACGACGGCTACACCACGGGCAGCTTCGAGACGGACCCGCTCTTCGGCTCCCTCCCCGGCACCGGCGTCACCTACGACGGCGCCTACGACGCCTCGTACGACACCTCGCAGGGCTACGGCATCCCGTACACCGGCGGTGAGACCGGATACGGCGGCTCGTACGACACCACCCAGTGGGACACCGGCGCGCACCACGGCTATCAGGCCCAGCAGCAGCCGCAGTACGACACCGCCACGACCTGGCTGCCGGCGGAGGGCTACGACTCCGGCCAGTGGGACACCACCACCTGGACCGCCGCGGCGACCGCGTGGCCCTCGGACGACACGGGGACGTACGACACCGGCGTGTACGACGCCACCGCCTGGAACACCGGCGCCACGCCCGGGCACGAAGAGCAAAATGTGCAAAGCCCGGCCGCCTCGAACGAAGCCGAACAGGCCGCCCCCTCGGAGACGTACGAGACCTACGAGTCCTACGACGGGCACGACTCCTACGACTACGACCCCTACGAGGCCCACCGCCGGGCCGACGACGGCGGCGAGCCGGACGAGGCCGCCGAGCCGCACCCCGATCTCGCCCCCACGGAGCCCCGCCGCGGCGGCCGCAGCCGCAGGCGTTCCCCCGCGAAGCGCTCCGCACTCCTCACCGTCGCCGTTCCCTCCGCCTGCGTGATGAGCGTGGCCGGGATCGCCGCCGCCTCCGTGAGCGGCATGGGCGGGGACGAGACGAAGGCGGACGCGACCACCACCATGGCCGCCGCCGACCCCGGCACGGTCAAGCCGGTCGCGGCCAACAACGCGCTGGACACCCAGCTCGCCAACCTCAGCGCCGACGCCGAGAACTTCGCGGACCGCGCCAGCCGCACCCAGGAACGCATCGACCTGAAGCAGCGGCAGGATGCCGAGAAGAAGAAGCGCGCGGCCGAGGCCGCCCGCAAGGAGGCCCTGCGCCCCAAGTTCGTGATGCCGGTCAAGCAGCACGGGCTGAGCGCCTACTTCGGGCAGGCGGGCGTCAACTGGATGTCCGTGCACACGGGCATCGACTTCCCCGTCCAGTACGGCACCCCGGTGATGGCGGCGACCGACGGCACGGTCCGTACGCAGTACAACACCGCCTACGGCAACATGGCCATCGTGACCATGGCCGACGGCACGGAGACCTGGTACTGCCACCTCAGCAGCACCCGTATCCGCTCGGGCCCGGTCAAGGCCGGCGATGTCATCGCGTACTCCGGGAACTCCGGGAACTCGACCGGCCCGCACATGCACTTCGAGGTGCGGCCGGGCGGCGGCGCGGCGATCGACCCGCTGCCGTGGCTGCGCGGCCACGGGATCAACCCGACCTGA
- a CDS encoding C40 family peptidase: MPALASHRKPRTRMRSTVPAVGLTSAALASVTLLSSQSAMAAPAPKPSIEEVQKRVDDLYRQAGTATQKYNQAKEATDRQKSKVDTLLDSVAERTEKLNDARRTLGNYAAAQYRNGGLAPTATFFLADDPQSFFDQTHLMDRMAERQQQAVTEFRTQQAKVSKQRAEAVESLETLTESQADLRTSKQNVQTKLTEARTLLSKLTAEEKARLAELERKKEAEAKRKAAELAKKQAAARKEAEQKAKESGSGGTETGSGSGSDTGSGSSASTKAEKVLAFARAQIGKPYVWGATGPASYDCSGLTQAAWKAAGVDLPRTTWDQVNVGTRVATADLQPGDLVFFYDDISHVGIYKGDGMMIHAPKPGANVREESIYYMPIYGSVRPA; the protein is encoded by the coding sequence ATGCCGGCCTTGGCGTCGCATCGCAAACCGCGCACCCGGATGCGCTCCACCGTCCCCGCCGTCGGGCTGACCTCGGCCGCGCTGGCCTCGGTGACGCTGCTGTCCTCCCAGAGCGCGATGGCCGCGCCCGCGCCGAAGCCGAGCATCGAGGAAGTCCAGAAGAGGGTCGACGACCTGTACCGGCAGGCCGGGACCGCCACCCAGAAGTACAACCAGGCCAAGGAGGCCACGGACCGGCAGAAGTCCAAGGTCGACACGCTCCTGGACAGCGTGGCCGAGCGCACCGAGAAGCTGAACGACGCCCGCAGGACGCTGGGCAACTACGCCGCCGCCCAGTACCGCAACGGCGGCCTCGCGCCGACCGCGACCTTCTTCCTGGCCGACGACCCGCAGTCGTTCTTCGACCAGACGCACCTCATGGACCGGATGGCCGAGCGCCAGCAGCAGGCGGTCACGGAGTTCCGTACGCAGCAGGCGAAGGTGTCCAAGCAGCGGGCCGAGGCCGTGGAGAGCCTGGAGACGCTGACCGAGTCGCAGGCCGATCTGCGCACCAGCAAGCAGAACGTCCAGACGAAGCTGACCGAGGCCCGGACACTGCTGTCGAAGCTGACCGCCGAGGAGAAGGCGCGCCTGGCGGAGCTGGAGCGCAAGAAGGAGGCGGAGGCGAAGCGGAAGGCGGCGGAGCTGGCGAAGAAGCAGGCCGCCGCCCGTAAGGAGGCCGAGCAGAAGGCCAAGGAGTCGGGGAGCGGCGGTACGGAGACGGGCTCGGGCTCCGGCTCGGACACCGGCTCCGGGAGCAGCGCCTCCACGAAGGCGGAGAAGGTCCTCGCGTTCGCCCGCGCCCAGATCGGCAAGCCGTACGTCTGGGGGGCGACCGGCCCCGCCTCGTACGACTGCTCGGGACTGACGCAGGCGGCCTGGAAGGCGGCGGGCGTCGACCTCCCGCGGACCACCTGGGACCAGGTGAACGTCGGGACCCGGGTCGCGACGGCCGATCTGCAACCCGGTGACCTGGTCTTCTTCTACGACGACATCAGCCACGTCGGGATCTACAAGGGCGACGGGATGATGATCCACGCGCCGAAGCCCGGGGCGAACGTGCGCGAGGAGTCGATCTACTACATGCCGATCTACGGGAGTGTGCGCCCGGCCTGA
- a CDS encoding C40 family peptidase, which produces MAAHRKPRQRLTTASAARAAATLAVAGAATAAVLPGAAHADPAPTAKQVKAQVDRLYREAEVATEKYNGAKSEATAAAKSVDALRDEAARRTARLNTARDVLGAYAAAQYRSGGIDPSVQLALSSDPDQYLRRATYAERAGERRAAEVRSVRRQVAEIAQVRAEAAGKLTELASRQAALKEHRATVRAKLAEARRLLARLTPAERASYDASEEGRGAGHADRSAPRSPVAAPNSRAAQAVAFAYNALGKPYVWGATGPNSFDCSGLTQAAWRAAGVSLPRTTYTQINAGQRVPRSQLAPGDLVFFYSGISHVGLYIGNGRMIHAPRPGAPVRIAPLDEMPFAGATRVA; this is translated from the coding sequence GTGGCAGCGCATCGCAAACCCAGGCAGCGCCTCACCACCGCCTCCGCGGCCCGCGCCGCGGCGACCCTCGCCGTCGCCGGAGCCGCGACGGCCGCCGTGCTGCCGGGAGCCGCGCACGCGGACCCCGCGCCCACCGCGAAGCAGGTCAAGGCCCAGGTGGACCGGCTGTACCGGGAGGCGGAGGTCGCCACCGAGAAGTACAACGGCGCGAAGTCCGAGGCGACCGCCGCCGCCAAGTCGGTCGACGCCCTGCGCGACGAGGCCGCCCGCAGGACCGCCCGCCTCAACACCGCCCGCGACGTGCTCGGCGCGTACGCCGCCGCGCAGTACCGGTCCGGCGGCATCGACCCCTCCGTGCAGCTGGCGCTCTCCTCCGACCCCGACCAGTACCTGCGCCGCGCCACCTACGCGGAGCGGGCCGGAGAGCGCCGGGCCGCCGAGGTGCGCTCGGTGCGCCGCCAGGTCGCGGAGATCGCCCAGGTACGCGCCGAGGCGGCCGGGAAGCTCACCGAGCTGGCCTCCCGGCAGGCCGCCCTGAAGGAGCACCGGGCGACCGTCCGCGCCAAGCTGGCCGAGGCCCGCCGCCTGCTCGCCCGCCTCACCCCGGCCGAGCGCGCCTCCTACGACGCCTCCGAGGAGGGCCGCGGGGCCGGCCACGCCGACCGCAGCGCCCCGCGCTCCCCCGTCGCCGCGCCCAACTCCCGCGCCGCTCAGGCGGTCGCCTTCGCGTACAACGCCCTGGGCAAGCCGTACGTATGGGGCGCGACCGGGCCGAACTCCTTCGACTGCTCCGGGCTCACCCAGGCCGCCTGGCGCGCCGCCGGGGTGTCGCTGCCCCGGACCACGTACACCCAGATCAACGCCGGGCAGCGGGTGCCGCGCTCCCAGCTGGCCCCCGGGGACCTGGTCTTCTTCTACTCGGGCATCAGCCATGTCGGCCTGTACATCGGGAACGGCCGGATGATCCACGCGCCGCGTCCCGGGGCCCCGGTCCGGATCGCGCCCCTCGACGAAATGCCCTTCGCGGGGGCGACCCGGGTGGCATAG
- a CDS encoding GNAT family N-acetyltransferase encodes MPMDADVQTHARTLTLRSPDHVRVGPFVIRYNPNWSLKYANYAIPDQDAEPTPGELDALIAAFRERDRMPRLEFLPGWAPAVEPALLAAGFTVENRAPILACAPGGLVDPKPVAGLVMAEPASDAEFAAAALVQHLGYGGEGEPEDGTVEWLRDAVAGGGVAALATVGGVPAGAGGCSVPVDGLSELAGLAVGADFRRRGIGAALSAHLTRTAFARGCRVVWLEPGDADVERIYVSIGYRRIGEKLNISLDPA; translated from the coding sequence ATGCCGATGGACGCCGACGTCCAGACCCATGCCCGTACGCTCACGCTGCGCTCCCCGGACCATGTCCGCGTCGGGCCGTTCGTGATCCGCTACAACCCGAACTGGTCGCTGAAGTACGCCAACTACGCGATCCCGGACCAGGACGCCGAGCCCACCCCCGGCGAACTCGACGCACTCATAGCGGCGTTCCGCGAGCGGGACCGGATGCCCCGCCTGGAGTTCCTGCCCGGCTGGGCGCCCGCCGTCGAACCGGCGCTGCTCGCCGCCGGGTTCACCGTCGAGAACCGCGCCCCGATCCTCGCCTGCGCCCCCGGCGGCCTCGTGGACCCGAAGCCGGTCGCGGGCCTGGTCATGGCCGAGCCCGCGTCCGACGCGGAGTTCGCCGCCGCCGCGCTCGTCCAGCACCTGGGCTACGGCGGGGAGGGCGAGCCCGAGGACGGCACGGTCGAGTGGCTGCGCGACGCGGTCGCCGGCGGCGGGGTCGCCGCGCTCGCGACGGTCGGCGGCGTACCGGCGGGCGCGGGCGGCTGCTCGGTCCCGGTGGACGGGCTGAGCGAGCTGGCGGGCCTGGCGGTCGGCGCGGACTTCCGCCGCCGGGGCATCGGCGCCGCGCTCTCCGCCCACCTGACGCGCACCGCGTTCGCGCGGGGCTGCCGGGTGGTGTGGCTGGAGCCGGGCGACGCCGACGTGGAGCGGATCTACGTCTCCATCGGCTACCGCAGGATCGGCGAGAAGTTGAACATCTCGCTGGACCCGGCCTGA
- a CDS encoding LuxR C-terminal-related transcriptional regulator translates to MNGTSEAAGGQENPQRRVRVVLVDDHRMFRTGVQAEIGRTEETGVEVVGEAADVDQAVTVITATRPEVVLLDVHLPGGGGVEVLRRCAPLMGAAENPVRFLALSVSDAAEDVIGVIRGGARGYVTKTITGTDLVDSVFRVQDGDAVFSPRLAGFVLDAFASTDAPPVDEDLDRLTQREREVLRLIARGYAYKEIAKQLFISVKTVESHVSAVLRKLQLSNRHELTRWATARRLV, encoded by the coding sequence ATGAACGGGACCAGTGAGGCGGCCGGGGGCCAGGAGAACCCGCAGCGCCGGGTACGAGTCGTGCTCGTCGACGACCACCGGATGTTCCGCACCGGCGTCCAGGCCGAGATCGGCCGCACCGAGGAGACCGGCGTCGAGGTCGTCGGCGAGGCGGCCGACGTCGACCAGGCGGTCACCGTCATCACGGCGACCCGCCCCGAGGTCGTCCTCCTCGACGTCCACCTCCCCGGCGGCGGCGGCGTCGAGGTGCTGCGCCGCTGCGCGCCCCTGATGGGCGCCGCCGAGAACCCGGTGCGCTTCCTCGCGCTCTCCGTGTCCGACGCCGCCGAGGACGTCATCGGCGTCATCCGGGGCGGCGCCCGGGGGTACGTCACCAAGACGATCACCGGCACCGACCTGGTCGACTCGGTCTTCCGGGTCCAGGACGGCGACGCCGTCTTCTCGCCCCGCCTGGCCGGCTTCGTCCTCGACGCCTTCGCCTCCACGGACGCGCCCCCGGTCGACGAGGACCTGGACCGGCTGACCCAGCGCGAGCGCGAGGTGCTGCGCCTGATCGCCCGGGGCTACGCGTACAAGGAGATCGCCAAGCAGCTGTTCATCTCGGTGAAGACGGTCGAGTCCCACGTCTCGGCGGTGCTCCGCAAACTCCAGCTCTCCAACCGCCACGAACTCACCCGCTGGGCGACGGCGCGACGGCTGGTCTAG